Part of the Antechinus flavipes isolate AdamAnt ecotype Samford, QLD, Australia chromosome 2, AdamAnt_v2, whole genome shotgun sequence genome is shown below.
ACCATGTTTACATTTGTACTGATTTCAATCTTAGGAAGAAACATGGCTTTATGGCATCTATACATTCATTTCTCTCCCATTATGATTTGTAAAGAAATACTTTAGCATTTAGCTTTTTGCAACCTCTCCTTACCTGATTTGTTATCTCAGGTCATAAGTGAAGGATGCCTTCTGCTAGTAAAATGTCTCTAATTGTAGAGATTGTGAACACTAGTGTTTGGCAGAGTGCTGTCTACATGTGTTTCCAAGGGAAGAAATTCTTAAGTTAGATGGTAAACCAACCCTGCATACCCTAAACTGTTCTTGGTCCTCTAAATAATGCCAGGTTAAGTAATCCAGTGGTACGTTTTCACTTGTtgcaattctgaaaaaaaaaaagtacctattAGTTAATGAAGAGTAGCAAAAGCTAGTATTTGCTTTAGAGTAAACGATTCAAAGATTAGCTTGTCTTTCTATATGCTATATGTATTATTTGTTATCTAATTATGGCTGTAGCCCATATGTAGAATTTGATAgtcctattttatttaaaaagatatccCTTCCCCACTTCCCCCAAAGAAGTCTGTTCAGGTCCAGGACAGTATTACAGCAGACATCCCTATGGTTGCTTAGCTAGCCAGGAAAGAAGTACTTCTACATGTTCTTAGGTTTGGAGATAATGCCATCAGGATACCGTTGCTTGAACCTGGCAACCACGTCTGGGTCAAGCAGGTGAATCCCATCAAGTTGGTTCCCAAGCGTGATCCTGGGAATGAAAAGCAGCAATGAAAAAGTAGCACAACTATGGACTTATAAGATAAGAGGGAGTTGAATTTGGAAGGAACTATATGTTTAGACCAAatgtttttaatcttatttttgtgTAAcagaccctttctcagaatactACTATTAAATAAGTAATATATGTTGGATTAGAAAGGGAACCAAttataatagtttatatatagagagaaattgataaataagtatttaaaaaacaagCTCAAAGATTAAGAACTGGTCTAATTGACAGCAGTTTAGCTTTCTAAGATTAGGTGTGGAGATGCATTGAACCAAACTAAACTGCCCATCTGAACATTAAAGGAACAAAATCCTTTCCAACCACAGGGGGGCAGAATACCCTCATCAAATAAGTGGCACCCCTAATAAAAATGTGAAGCAGTTCAGACTTAGGCATAAAAGATAAGATTGGAATGGGAGAAATTATGCTACTTTTTGGTCCACAATCTCAGGGGACTATTGTCTCAGACTAGCTTCTGGAACTTACCAGTTGGGTTGTACATTGTGTGGTCGTCCAAATAACTCAATTTTGCGTGTCCCAGGGGAGAGCCTCTCTATCATTCCATAGATTTCATCTGGTTTGTGGCTAGTGGAGCGaacctgaaaaacaaaaataactgcttttaaattaacatttctaCAATGAATTGAGATACTGAAGTGTGCATAAAAATTTACTATACAGGAAAATACAGAATGTTTTGGGGATACAAGTACTTACCTCAGCTACAATAACTTCACAATCCAGGCCCCGGTTGAAGCCTTGAGGATTTCCCTTGACACCAACCTACCcaccacagagacagagaatgtgtATAATATCTGAGGTTTCTGCTACCACAAAGTACTTCTCAACAAGAAATCAAACTACTGTTCCTTTTTTATCTTAGCTGATCCCCACCATGGCTACTTACCAAACAATGCTCCTTCCCATGGTTTAGCCAGTGGCCTGTGCGCCCTGTTCGAATGATACGTTGCAACTGATTTGTTTTCACCCAGATAATTTCATCTACCCTTTCATATCTATAAAAAGCAAAAGTATAAATACAGTCTAGTTAGGCCTTCAAATTCTGCAATACAATCATTAACAAAGGTAATTGATAGGAAAAAAGGGAACCAGAAAATCCCAGGGAATAATGATATGGAATTATATAATCAAGAAACAATATACTGATTACTACTTACCCCCAAAGGTTCAAACATTCTCTGCCCAGCTCCATGGCTCTAGAGAGGAAAATAAGGAGTTAATCATAACTGACTCCTGCCTCTGAGGAagttaattataaaatatgaaatgagaaaTGGGATGAGCAAAGGTTTAAGTAGGATGGATTAACAAGTTCAATAGCAGTGCTAAGATTACCTAGGATCTTTTTCCACTCAGTACTTTTATGCCATAACTTCACTTTTATATCATAAGACTACAATGCACATACCTGCCTGTGacccagagaaagagaaagccatCATCCTGAAGCACTGGGATGTTGAGTCTCCGCATCTCATCATCTGTTAGGGTACCATATGGCAACTCCATGTGAATATCCCAGGGTGGGTCAGCCATTACCACTGCGAACTTCCCCAAGATGCTCACATCCAAGTAGCGGATATCACAACAGATCCACTGTGTGGGAGGTAAACTGGTCATCTTCCTGCCTCCCAAAGTCAAATCCATATCCAAGTCTTCACCTCtatttatcattgtataattcACTGTAAATATAACTACCCATTCCTAATAAGTAGGACATAACCTATTATAGCTTTGCCCTTTCTACAACTGGCTTTCTACATAAATACTCCTGGAATTGGGCTCAGGATTTTTCGGAGGAAGCAGTGATACCTGGGGTGGGAAGAGTCGATCCACACTGGAGTCAGCACCAACACCTTGTGTAAGGGCCAGTTCCTGACTAGGAGGGTGGTCCAAGCTGCCAGGGGCCTCAGCATCTATGCAGGCATCAATCTCATAATGTACATACTTGCAAGTGTCCATATGGAAGCAAGTGTTGAGGAAGGAGCAGTCGCCTAATGATTCATCTGTATGTTTATTGATGATTCGCCTATGGGAAATAAAACCAGAGAATTCAGAGCTGCCAGGAAGAAAGCCAATTACCTCAGATTCTACAATGTAAATTTGGTATATTGCAGGTACTAAATCTTTTCTCACAAGATTCCCAAAGCCAGTCcttattaaaatttctttttctaccacTAGTAGCTTTGGGGAAAGATGGTAAGTAATAAAAGATATGATCAAAACCACAGAAAATGTCTGTTCTACTCCCCTTCTCTAAGTTAGCTTCTTTATCACAAAAGCAGGGAGAGAACATCATTTGGTTATAGAAAAGTTATAAGACAATCCAATCAGCAACAGAGTTTCTAGTTTTCCATCTTCCCCTTTTTTAAAGTCATATGGCTTTTAAGGAACTTTATATATTAGTAGGATGTAGAAAACATCCAATGCTTCCTTGTATCAAGAAGGAAGATCATACAAatgccatttttatcttttttaaaagtattttatttttccaaatacatgtaaaaatggtTTTTGTAAAAcactgtgttccaaaatttctctttccttacctctctcccctcccccacaagatagacaagtaatttaacagattaaatatgtacagattttttttttttaaagtggcatTTTTATCTTCTAGTTCAATTTGGAATAAGTCCAAGTATTCTTTCCCAGGGAAGATTATATCTTTATATGGAGATAGCACCTCTCACTTTCCCCGTCTCTCTGTGTCTGGAACATCTATTCAAATATCAGGTGATAGGGTAAAAGAACCCCATTGGTTTTGGAAAGGACTTGTACCTAAAGGGAATGAACATTCAGGCCAGCCCACCTGTTCCCCTCTCAAAAGACCTGAAATGCAACTTGCGGCAGGGTCGGTCAGCATCACTGGCCTTCATACACTCTTCTTTGGTGCCATAGTCACAGAACTCTTGTACTTGGGCCCGTCCTCGTGAGCGGAACTTCTCCACAATGGATTGTTCCTTGGCTGTTGTAGTATTTAGCAGCTCCAAAATCTCCTGACTCACCTATAACAAAAGAAGTCTAAGACCTACGAGGTTCTTTATTTGGCAAATAGCACCACTATATATTTTACCTGTTATTAAGGCCCTTGGGAGAAATAAGGATAAAGAGAATACTTATCTAAGATCTACACAGCCCTGACCAGTAAGATTGCTTTGATCTCAAACTAGAATGCAAAAATTCTGACTTCTTGTTTTAATTACTTAGGCTGTCCTTTAcccagaaattaaaacaaaaaatattcattccctttccccattctcaTTCATGATCCTATAATCCATTTCCCTAGATCTTAATCATTCCTATTCTCCCACCTAAATACTTTTTTGGAGGGCTACCTGGAACACCCACATATATTCTTCcccttaatattattttaggtTTTCTTACTACCACTACTTCTGTTCCTAACCTTTTTGCTCTGTTGCTCCTTGGTAGACTGTTGATTCAAAAGACTCTCAATTTCCAGGTCTACATCAGAAGCAGCATGTTTCCGTGATTTTTTGGCTGGCTCTTTGGCTGGCTCTGAGGTTGAAGAGGCCAAACCAGAAGCTGAGGAACTGGTAAAAGTAGCAGCTGTGGTGAGGTCTTGCTCTGCTCGCCGCTTCTGCCCTGTGCTGGCCCCTGCCACTTCTGCAAGACCCTTCTTTTCTGTCACAGCACCCATCATGGCTGAAAGCTTAGAATGGTCAGCGTAGGTTACCAGGGTAGGATGGGCATCATCTTGAAGAAGGCCTCGCTTTACTTCAATCAACTCTTGTGCTGCAAACTTCTGTAGAAGGCTTTCCACCCCATCTTGTGTTGCAGGGGCATCTGGCTGGGGAAGGGCAACAAGATACTGGCTATAAgctgaagaaaagggaaagtgagGAATCCCAGCCCTTTGTCACATAGATATCATTACCGTAGAGATGGCAAGGCGGATGGACACAGCATCAGTAGGCAATGTCAGTGCCAAGTCTGAGAGATGGTGTAAtaatttcttctctagctcaggGTCTGTGGCGAGCTCTGCAGTTCCTGAAGCAGTGCTGGGTTTAGGGCCACTTGAAGTGGGTGTCATGGGCACTGGACTGTCACTGCGAAAGGTTGGGGACAGTACTGCTTCTGGGTTCCGAGGATCTGGAggacaggaaggaaaggaaggataaaGAGAAGAACACAGTAGGGCTGAATCATAGCCAGTGGATATTTTAAAGCAACAACCTTTATGCCATGCAGATTCtctgacttttccttcttttgctgTTCATGAAACAGCTAATAAACTTCCTAATCTTTTCCCCAGGATTGTCTTGAGAGTTCCTTACGGAAGTCTTCTCCAAAATTCCACAAAACTCCACAAAGTTAGTAAACTAAGGTGCAATACCTAGATgtaaatttctctgttttttaccttCAGGATCACCTTTTGGTTTAGAAGGCATTAAACAGCACTTCAAGATGACAAAAATTCCTAAAAACTAGTGTGAATTAGAGGAAGAACAAATTAATGTCACATCACTGTCATAAGGGAGGACTTTCAGAAAGTAGGAATTTGAAATGGCCTATTCTGCCTTATGATTATCtaattaaaatggaaacaaaattttcCTGAAGTCTGTGAATGCTTCCTTTCTGTGGGTTTGGCACTTCTATTTTCCTACCACTTTCCTATTCCTCTCCAGTATCCTATCCAATCTGAACTGATCTGTTACCCTCTTTTATTCTTCACTGTTTGACTATCACATTCTTAATTAGCAGATGCGCCAAATCTCTTCTCAAACATTCCCTCCTTCCTCAATCCCCCAGCCAACTTCCAGAAAATGACAAGCCTCATACTTGACATATAAAACACTGAAACAGTCCATTGGAGAGCTCCACCTCCCCAATTCTACAATTCGTATCACAGCAACATcacctttcattctcttcttagcTACAGTCTAAATGGTTAAAGTGATCCTTCTCTTTGCCAATGTCAGCCTACTTGGGAGGGGAGGGATCAAGGACAAACCAATGGTTCTGTCCCTTCCATTCATTCTCCTTTACTCCCCTAatgtttaatctctttttatccATTGGCTCCTTCCCAGTTGCCTATAAATATACCCAGCCATCATCCAGCCTTAagaacaaaattatctatttgagcCAACCATTTCCTGAAGTTTTTGTTCTCTCATTCCTTTTTGTATTCAAACTCCTAGAAAATGCTGCTTACTTTCTCTCACATCCCACTATAATCTGGCTGTGGTCCTTAGCATTTACTGAAACTGCCCTTTCTAAGATCACCAATACTAATTactgttaaatccaatatatttctcAGCACTCATCTTTCTTGATATCACTTAGCACTTTATACTGCTGACCACTTTTTCCCTGAAGATATTCTTTGCGCAGGTTTTAATGGCACAGTTTTGTTGTAGTTCTCTTCTTACCTGTCTGTTTAattcttctcagtttcctttgcagAATCATTTTAACCAGGTTTATCTTAATTCTTTTTACATACTCTCTCTCAGTGAACTCATCAGTTCCCCTTTATTCATCTATATAGATAGACTCTCAAATCTATATATTCAGTCCTAATTTCTTCCTCAAACTTCAGGCCTACATTTCTAACTGCCTACTTGACATCCTGGAGGATGTCTCATAAACATTTCAaacaatgttttaaaacaaaacttcTATCTTTTCCCATACACCTATTACTCCTAACTTgccaatttttgtcaaaagcaCCATCATCCTAATCAACTAAGTTTTGCAACCAAGAAATCAtccttatctcttccttcttaataacttccatctccctcctcccccatctaatCCTCTATCCTGTTTTGTAGATACCTCTTTACCAGATACCACCTTCTTTAGTGGCTAATTTCTGTCCCCATTTTCACAACCCAACACCTAATCTAAGATCAGGCCCTCATAACTTTTCATTTGGATAACTAATAATCTCCTGATTGGTCTCCATGATATTAGCCTCGCTCAATTCTTCCTCCAAAGAGTTGCCAATTAGTTGTTCTAATGTACAAATCTGACTGTCCTCTTGCTCAAGAAACTTCAATTGCTTCCTGTTgcttttgatataaaaataaaaatagtatttccttttccccatctgACTCCAGTTTATTTCCCAATCTATACTTCCTACGATTCCCCTGGAATACTAACATGCATACTAACAGCTAAACTTGACTGCCCACTGGTTTTTTTGCCTTAGCACAAGCTGCTGTCCTAGTTTCCCTCATCTGGAATGTTCTCACTCTTCACCTCTTCTTCCTGGAATCCCAAGCTCCCTTCAAGGATCAGCTCAACTGTCACCTCCAAGAAGTCCTTGTTTCTCCTAATGACTTTCTCTCCAATcactttatatttgtatatttgtttggGTGAATATCCTGTATCCTCCAAGAAAaaggtaagttccttgagggtaaatATTGTACATTTTTACCCTCAGCACTTAAGCATACTGCCTGGTACAGAGCAGGTTCTTatataaatgcctgttgattgatcCAGATCTAAACAAACTAAGGAGTACTCTGTACAAGACTCTTATCGTGTTTATCTCTGTAAAGTAACAGAGATCCAATCTCATTAGAGTGAGCTCCAAAGACCTTTCTGGTCATATTAAAATTTGGACTATCAGATAAAGATCACAAAATTTGTGGTTATTCAGAGATTTTTCATTATCATGGAACTTATTTTagttaaattaaaagatttactTGAAGGGAAATAGCTCAGATATCCAAGATACTTTGCTGACAGTGCTACATTTTAAGCCTTTTTGGTTGCagaatttcattttcctattaTTTGCTAAGAGTAAACAGTTGTTAATTTCCACAAAGTTTTGTTTCTGACTATAATGAGTCTAGTGAAATAAAACAATGCAAATTGTATATGCATGAAATTGAACAcctatttcctcttccataaagtataaaaaatgagaaagactttTTCTTGCATAACTGAATTTAAACCAATGTGAAAATCAATAAGCCAAGAAAATATTGTTATTACAACTCATGTAATCATAAAAACCAATTGCAAaccttcctcatttctgcttcttgaaatccctggttttcttcaaatttcagttCAAGTATCATTATCTACAggaaaacctttcctgatctgaCTTCTATACTCTGCCTGCTCCAGCTACTAATGTCTTACCTTTCAAAAGTCAccctgcatttattttgtatatattctgatgtacttacatatatgtatatgttttctcCCCATGCAATATAAGAATGTAAGTTccatgagagcagggactatGTCATGTTCACCTTTTTATTTCTAGTATAGTGCCTAGTAtacagaaaaatttaataaataactgCTCATTCATTGGCCTTAGGTAGTTCAATCAAGCAATCAAccagcaagtatttattttctactATGGGCTAGGttttaaagataaagacaaatatgaaacaaTCCCTCCtttgaagaaatttatattctaatagaggggTTAACATGTATACTTATAAGTATACACAAGTCATACAAAATAGTCACAAAGTAAACCTGAATGGGAAGGCACTAGCTGCTAGTGAGGCTAGCAAAGGACTCCTacaaaaggtagaatttgagcagtcttgaaggaagccaaggattaGAGTTGAGAAAAATGCACCTCCCCCTCTTCTTTGAAGAGGCAAAGATCTATCAGTGTGGAATACTGCATAAATATTCAAATACAATTAATGAAAGAGTTGCTTGGTTTTGCTGAACTTCGTcccccccttcttctcccccaccACTCTTTTCCTAGATAACATTTAGTACAAAGGAGGACTTACTAaggtaggagaaaaaagaatacattcagaaatgaaggttacattaaaaaaagataataaaaacaaatgaaattgttGCAACAATTTTTGAATAAAACAAATGTATGGAATATATACTGtgctaaaagaaataacaaacaggaATAAAAAGGCTGGAATAGGTAAAGTGACACtaaataagagaaggaaagccaagaaaaatacttatacaatgattacaacaatgtgaatggaaagaattACCACAATACGACTAAAAATGAAAGTTGCACATTACAAAGAACAAGCAGTCTCAAAGAAGATATAAGAAGACAGTTTTCCTACTTTACACTGGTGGGGTTGAAGAGTAATACACAGATATGGAGCAACTAACTGCATGTACTGTAGGATATTTTCAATGCATGGATCAGTTTTTGTCAATTTTCCACTCCCCCAACTCTCAATCCTTTCTTAAAAcactcctctctctttctctccccccccccccttctctctctcttataagGGATATCTGGCAGGATAGGGAATAGAGGAAGATTTAGATGTAAAATAAAAGTtgtcaataaaaatatatcttgaaTAAAGACTCCTCAGCcccaaaaagcaaataattttcagaaagtctacCGTCCTATTTGGGTTCTTTCTCAGTCTAATAGTGATTTCTTAAAACTAACATTAggttaataaaatacaaatcacAATGACCCAGAAGTTTCACCTTACATTCAGAAAACtgccaaagatgacaaaagatgggaatacTAAATGTTGAAGTTGTTGTATAAAGACAGGAAAAGTAACAAATTGCTGGAGGAGCTTGAATTAatacaactattctggaaagtcATTTAGAATCATACCCATAAAATGGCTAAAAAATATCCATGTCCTTTGTCTCAAGAGAGTACACTGAAAAAAACAACCAGCTCCATATTCATTGAAATGTTTATAATAGCaccttttgtggtagcaaaaaagtgaaaacacttggataatggctaaacaaattatgatatatgattgtaataaaatattactgtggtgggaaaaaaaaagatgacaaatgtaGTGAATGCAGAAAgacaaagatttatatgaactaataaaaagtgaaataaacagagccaggaaaacaaaacaacaatgtTGAACCAACACAAAACAAACTAAAAGTTGTAAAGCTGTGTTTAATGAAGATGCTTGgccccaaagaaaaaatatgagaaggcCATTTCCTATTTGTTTCTCAGAAAGGAGTATCCTTTCTAAGGGAATGAAACATAGGAtgtaatatcaatttttttttaacatgttaattgattttctcaaattccccctccccccttttaaaaaattttctctaaGTGATGGTTTTTTGGAAGGGGGAATGATAACATAAGaggaaatctatttaaaaaaaccaaatttgGCATATAATGCTGATGTAATTAATATTTCTAGTCACATCAAAATGTCGAGATTATTTTACCTGTGGTAGAGGCAGAGGATTTTAAATTGATCTAGAATGTCTACATCATAGACATACTGAAATTTTCACCAATGTGACAGGTCACACTTTATCTAGACAGTATTTTTCTTAATGTGTATTTATACTTTGAGTACAACACTTTCTATCATAATATCAATGTTCTTGACATTGTTATACAGCAAATGGAAACTTTTTGTTTATTCAGGAAAATTTCTCATGTCTTGTCCCAACCTATAGTATTTACATTGCTTCTAAAATTCTTCCCTGAGTCTATACTACAGTCATGTCACTTGGGTGTACCAAAAATGGTAcaaataatctaaaaattattagaaactacTGAGCTGTATATCACGATTACAAAACTACATAGCGAGTTTTTAAGTGTCCCATCCTTATAACTGTTATCTAACCCCAAATCCTCTGTGGGAATAGTCTACTCAAACTGTCACAAATAATGATTCTTTAAACACTTTTCTCAAAGCTGCAGCTGTGAAACACCACCTTATTTTCCTGCCAAATATCCATTCTTTGTATGTGACTCTCATAAGAATGAAGCACAGGAATCTAAAGATTCAAAAGAGAGGAGTAACCTCTTCTGACTTTCCCATGACATCTATTATTACCAAATTCAAAACATGCAATCCCACATGTAAACTTGGCTGGATGATGGCTCTTTTAACTTAAATGAAACCCACTGAATGATCCCTTCATGTTGGTTGCTCTATTGACTGAAGATACTACCCAATTCTTTAGAGATGTTATctgaattaaaaccatttataaaaCTATTCtatctacaaaatatattttaagcattATAATCAGATATTTTCTGAGACCTATTTTGCATTGCTGaaaattttttgattttatcttgaatGTCAATGAATTTAAAACATGCTACTAAAGTTTCTTATTTATTGTTGGTACCATCAATtactaatttgatttcattttgttataaaaatatttacttttccaatatccttttgatttttatcaGTTAATATAAGGATTAAAATGCTGCTTACAAGTTAGTTATCATTTCCTAAcataaagaagaatttaaaaaagagaattgtcCCAACCAATGAATACTGAAAAATTTGTTGTCAATCTTTTCCCTTTATAAATCTGATCATTTATTTCAGTACTACTGTCTTGATTTGTATTATCCTCCCAGAATACTGGATGGGAATTAGAAAGTTATGATCTCTCCTCAgagttttcctttatttccattcaacaatccaaagaaagaaagtaCTTTTTGGttttatacatattcatataataaTTCTTAACAATGAACTAATAACATtccattaataattttatttcattcatctaAACATCTTGAGGTCTGTATGTGATTCACTGGTCCAATAATTTCTATTCATAACCTAATAATCACCATTTTGCCAATATCAACTAACACCATTAAATTATGTTTGTGCTTATCTTTCATACCAAGATTGATTTAAAATACCCCCTTCTGATATGCAAAGAAgcttaagaaaattaattaaatcagCAAATCATTAGgttcagaaaaaatataaatactggAAATCTAAtaagcttatatatatatgtgaatctCTGAAATAAATGGATCAGTACTTCTGTTATGTATTAAACATATAGCAGCAAAGAGGGTTaggatgataacaaagtcaaagataCTTTATAATGAACTGCCGACTTCCATCAAACGACTatcaaaagataattattttatttcaaaagacTAAGATAGTATTTAGAAAAAAGCTCCCATctcattaatttcatttatatggaaagcttaaatactttttaaaagaaaggatgtCTAGGCAAATCTAGGGTGATAACACTTTTATGTGTGAGCTGAGTAAATTTTTGAGATAAATATCTGCTAGTAAGAGGACCTGGTTatttgaccttgaacaaattatttcGCCTGTtgggatctcaatttcctcatgtgtaaaattaagCCACTGCACTAGATTAGAAATCTAATAGAGAgtctaattttgaatttgaaattttatgaCCCTATCTATTTGCAAGACAGTTtgtaaaactataaaaatattgtGTTGgaccaattttatttctttctgctaTAAGGAAACAGACCATGTAAAGAATTTAAACTTTCTTAAAACTTCTGATTACTTGCATggcattttaattaataaatacacATACTTCCAGGGCTATTGTCAGTACTGCTTTCAATAGTACAAACTAATTCATTCATGCTTTTACATACTTATAATTCTGTACatcttcccataaatcctcagtaaGGGTCATCCTAACTGGCTGGGAGTAAGGAATTTTACATCTTCTGACTTTATTTAAAGCATGTAGCTTAGATGTCCACTGAATAATTTGCTCTCATTACATAACTATCCCACCTCCTTTTTAGTTTACAAATCTTTGAGTAAACTCTTTTCACTGTTTCTTATGGTCAGTTCTTAACTGGGAAAACACAATGCAAtctactaccttttttttttagtctttgtatattatttatttctttagttcaatacattttttataacaactctttatttttcaaaacacatgcaaagataaccttcactcctgcaaaaccttgtgttccaaatttttttccctccctctccctcttccagacagcaagcaatccaatataggttaaatatgtgcaattcttctaaacatatttccacatttatcatgctgcacaagaaaaatcaaaacaaaagggggaaaaatgagaagaaaacaaacaagtaaacaacaacaaaaaaggtgaaaatactacgttgtgCTCCACTTTCAGtctcatagttctctttttggatgctgatgactttctccatcacaagtcttttggaattggcctgaatcatctcattagtgaaaagagccacgtccaccatagttgat
Proteins encoded:
- the METTL3 gene encoding N6-adenosine-methyltransferase catalytic subunit, producing the protein MSDTWSSIQAHKKQLDSLRERLQRRRKQDSGHLDPRNPEAVLSPTFRSDSPVPMTPTSSGPKPSTASGTAELATDPELEKKLLHHLSDLALTLPTDAVSIRLAISTPDAPATQDGVESLLQKFAAQELIEVKRGLLQDDAHPTLVTYADHSKLSAMMGAVTEKKGLAEVAGASTGQKRRAEQDLTTAATFTSSSASGLASSTSEPAKEPAKKSRKHAASDVDLEIESLLNQQSTKEQQSKKVSQEILELLNTTTAKEQSIVEKFRSRGRAQVQEFCDYGTKEECMKASDADRPCRKLHFRRIINKHTDESLGDCSFLNTCFHMDTCKYVHYEIDACIDAEAPGSLDHPPSQELALTQGVGADSSVDRLFPPQWICCDIRYLDVSILGKFAVVMADPPWDIHMELPYGTLTDDEMRRLNIPVLQDDGFLFLWVTGRAMELGRECLNLWGYERVDEIIWVKTNQLQRIIRTGRTGHWLNHGKEHCLVGVKGNPQGFNRGLDCEVIVAEVRSTSHKPDEIYGMIERLSPGTRKIELFGRPHNVQPNWITLGNQLDGIHLLDPDVVARFKQRYPDGIISKPKNM